In Chitinophaga varians, the genomic window CAACTATTCTGCGCATCTGTTGCAGGAGCATTTATGTCTGCTGTCACCTTCCTGGTAACGCTGGATATATCAGGATCCCGCTTTAGTAAGGGCATAGCATATTAGGTTGACAGCTATGAGAACTAATAATCATATTATCCGCAATATCGGTAGTCTGTCAGCACCACCCAGGTTGTGGCTGACTGCCTGTGATCTTTGCTTTTCTTTTTAAGGCTGCTAAAGCCAGCTTTGATGTCAAATGGATGGCAACCGTAAGGTGCCATCCATTTTCATACGAAGGAGTTTTGGTCCCGTTACTGCTTTGTAAGGCCAGTAACTTCATCATACCAGGCCAGAATAAAATCAAGTTCCTCCTGTAATCTCTTGTTCCTGGCAGCCTGCCGCTCTCCTAAATACCCCTCGCGGCGCCGCCTTAAAAACCATGCCGCAAACTTTTTGGAAATATCAGGTGATTGTCCCGGATGTAGCCGTGTAAAAGGAAAGCCGTAAAAAACATATATTTTCAGGTCATCGTCCGGCTGGTGCTGGCTGGCGGCCTTTTGAATCGCTTTGGCTACCGACATGGTCTTTACATGCTGATAAAAAGCCCCTGCTGTTGCCGCGGCAGGCGAGTCCTTTATCCGCCAGAGCGTTCCGATATAGCCCCGGGCGCCCATTTCCAAGAAGGAGTGGGATACAGGACCCCAAGACCAGCAGGTATTGTTGAAAATTACCGGCTTCATGCTTCCCGCCAGCCTTTTTATCATAGCATGAAATGGATAGTCATTGCACATAATGGACCTGGAATCGGTGACCTCCTCTACATCCCTGATAAAGGTATCCTTTAGGGTGGTTCCGTTGATCACCGCGTTTTGGGATTCGATGAAAAAATCCGCCGAATATTGCCTGGCCTCCAGCTCGGCACTGCCTACCGCCACTCCGTTGTAAGATCGGGGAAATACCATATGATGGACCTCCAGCAAGTGTTCACCATTACGCCGGAAAGGGGTGATGGCAAAGGATAAGACCCGATCATAGGTGTAGATGTGGTAACCCCCCTGGCTATCAATGAACTCAGATTCTATCAGTTTTCCTGCAATTTCACCGCCATGGGTGCAGATATGCAACAGATCATAAGGGTAATACTGCAGATAGCGTGAAAAATTGTAGAGTGTAGCCTGCTTGCTCAGCAGCGGCACCAGGTGATATCCATATCCTGTAAGTTCCTTTGACACGCTGTCGATTTCCCGTTGGGCAGCAGGCAACTGCGGAGCGTTCAGTTCAAGAGGCGAAAACAGCACTGCGGCTCCGGTGCCCGGTACCTCAGCGTAGAAGATGTTGGTAAAAGTAAAATGATCCGGCCCATGCTGGAGGTTAACATATGTACAGCAGGTCTGGTCACTTATCAGCAAATGGTATGGCAGCCCAGCTGTAAAAAAGGTAGTGTACTCATAGCCGGAAAAATCGAATTGCCCTATTCTGTCGGTTATCTTTTCTTCTATTTTATCATACGCTGTCGGGTCCGGATGTTGTCTAGGCTTCCAGTCTGCCAGGTAGTAAAGGATGTCTCGGTCTTCCTTATCTTCCAGCGGGCCAACAACGATAATGTCTGCGCCTACAGACACGGCATAGTTAACTGCCAGTACCGCCATCGCGGA contains:
- a CDS encoding CHAT domain-containing protein, which codes for MRTPPKLKNTYICIADRHAPELTAMVSSYLAEEGYYLPLFEIQGVTAPYSKPIAQPHDKDSFSQLRAIETCRLIQNAIVRMQGCENIILIGLSDDQKSYLQLPEQLNIISVDNAEDVHAYLSPFFDQTKPTFSCRPEEALIGLQQAVQQGYWLKIDPQAAPVVPAPPGKNADCVVIENDQSAMAVLAVNYAVSVGADIIVVGPLEDKEDRDILYYLADWKPRQHPDPTAYDKIEEKITDRIGQFDFSGYEYTTFFTAGLPYHLLISDQTCCTYVNLQHGPDHFTFTNIFYAEVPGTGAAVLFSPLELNAPQLPAAQREIDSVSKELTGYGYHLVPLLSKQATLYNFSRYLQYYPYDLLHICTHGGEIAGKLIESEFIDSQGGYHIYTYDRVLSFAITPFRRNGEHLLEVHHMVFPRSYNGVAVGSAELEARQYSADFFIESQNAVINGTTLKDTFIRDVEEVTDSRSIMCNDYPFHAMIKRLAGSMKPVIFNNTCWSWGPVSHSFLEMGARGYIGTLWRIKDSPAAATAGAFYQHVKTMSVAKAIQKAASQHQPDDDLKIYVFYGFPFTRLHPGQSPDISKKFAAWFLRRRREGYLGERQAARNKRLQEELDFILAWYDEVTGLTKQ